A single region of the Govania unica genome encodes:
- a CDS encoding TonB-dependent receptor, with amino-acid sequence MSKLLPFVGATAICGILSAFPAVAQTAPEAAPAASSMGFEEIVVTARMRNETLQDVPLSETAFTAQNIADARIEGVQDFIALTPNLSIIQSQNVGNAFITIRGISQVRNGESPVAVVVDGVLQVNPNQLTQQMFDLQLIEVLRGPQGALYGRNATGGAILITTKQPTNNFEGSANAGIGRGNEWQLGGTVSGPIVEDKLLFRLGARYSKRDGYFHNTTTGDKVDNYEDFSARGMLKWNVTENLTADVRASVARANGGALNYVFQPAILDANGANSGFDFTKGDANDVTRTFTANNRGYNNRKIDELSLKLDYDADFATFTSISSYNKLNERSLGDMFPYTASANPAYLTDGTQTQYLDVKAWSQEFRITSKADQRLRWMAGAYYLDTKRFLSSTTGDDLGLGIVQVERHPLFDSTINPTATFFADDNHNKAWAVFGNVAYDITDTLEASVAVRYDKDNRTQVVSAEQFSGLPGVGVPGSVNKASFDKWQPKVTLRYHPLDNFQIYGSWGQGFRSGQFNQNGVGIIAGLNGLAGVSDIVPQENTETWELGSKTELLDGRLRLNGSVFHTKVQGQQYFVFVGAVGAQVLVSIDEVELYGAELEAMYRVAEGLDVFGGVGYTHSKIKDYAIDPTLVGNKAPYVPEYSVNLGAQYRVPLTSSVGLFNRVDYQRIGKQYWDPENSTARKPVDLVNLRVGVEDNDGKWSLIGSIENLFDKEYNSEYVSGGFAHAALPRVWRLDVKYNF; translated from the coding sequence ATGTCAAAACTACTTCCTTTCGTGGGCGCCACGGCAATTTGCGGCATTCTGTCCGCATTCCCTGCTGTCGCCCAGACTGCTCCGGAAGCTGCTCCCGCTGCATCAAGCATGGGTTTTGAAGAAATCGTCGTCACCGCTCGTATGCGCAATGAAACGCTACAGGATGTGCCGCTGAGCGAAACCGCTTTCACCGCACAGAACATTGCTGACGCGCGTATCGAAGGCGTCCAGGATTTCATCGCCCTGACCCCGAACCTGTCGATCATCCAGTCGCAGAACGTCGGCAACGCTTTCATCACCATTCGCGGCATCAGCCAGGTGCGTAACGGCGAAAGCCCGGTTGCGGTTGTTGTTGACGGCGTGCTGCAGGTCAACCCGAACCAGCTCACCCAGCAGATGTTCGACCTTCAGCTGATCGAAGTTCTGCGCGGCCCGCAGGGTGCTTTGTATGGCCGCAACGCCACCGGCGGCGCCATCCTGATCACCACCAAACAGCCGACCAATAACTTCGAAGGTTCCGCAAACGCCGGTATCGGCCGCGGCAACGAATGGCAGCTTGGCGGCACCGTCAGCGGCCCGATCGTCGAAGACAAATTGCTGTTCCGTCTTGGCGCGCGCTATTCCAAGCGTGACGGCTATTTCCACAACACCACCACCGGCGATAAAGTCGACAACTACGAAGACTTCTCCGCCCGCGGCATGCTGAAGTGGAACGTCACCGAAAACCTGACCGCTGATGTCCGTGCAAGCGTTGCCCGGGCCAATGGCGGCGCGCTCAATTACGTGTTCCAGCCGGCAATTCTTGACGCCAATGGCGCCAACAGCGGTTTTGATTTCACCAAAGGCGACGCCAACGACGTCACCCGCACCTTCACCGCGAACAACCGCGGCTACAACAACCGCAAGATCGACGAACTGTCCCTGAAACTGGACTATGACGCCGATTTCGCCACCTTCACGTCGATCTCGTCCTACAATAAGCTGAATGAACGCTCGCTCGGCGACATGTTCCCCTACACCGCTTCGGCGAACCCGGCTTATTTAACCGACGGCACGCAGACTCAGTATCTTGATGTCAAAGCCTGGAGCCAGGAATTCCGCATCACGTCGAAGGCCGATCAGCGTCTGCGCTGGATGGCTGGCGCTTACTATCTCGACACCAAGCGCTTCCTGTCCTCGACCACCGGCGACGATCTTGGTCTCGGCATCGTGCAGGTGGAGCGTCACCCGCTTTTTGACAGCACCATCAACCCGACCGCAACCTTCTTCGCCGATGACAACCACAACAAGGCCTGGGCCGTATTCGGGAACGTCGCTTACGACATCACCGACACGCTCGAAGCCTCCGTTGCCGTGCGTTACGACAAAGACAACCGCACCCAGGTGGTGTCGGCTGAACAGTTCAGCGGTCTTCCGGGCGTTGGCGTACCGGGTTCCGTGAACAAGGCCTCGTTCGACAAATGGCAGCCCAAGGTTACCCTGCGCTACCATCCGCTCGACAACTTCCAGATCTATGGCTCCTGGGGCCAGGGCTTCCGCAGCGGCCAGTTCAACCAGAACGGCGTTGGCATCATCGCCGGCCTGAACGGTCTCGCTGGCGTGAGCGACATCGTGCCGCAGGAAAATACAGAAACCTGGGAACTGGGTTCGAAAACCGAACTGCTTGACGGTCGTCTGCGCCTCAATGGCTCGGTCTTCCACACCAAGGTTCAGGGTCAGCAGTATTTCGTATTCGTCGGCGCTGTGGGCGCTCAGGTGCTCGTGAGCATCGACGAAGTCGAACTCTACGGTGCAGAACTCGAAGCCATGTATCGTGTGGCGGAAGGTCTTGATGTCTTCGGCGGCGTTGGTTACACGCACAGCAAGATCAAGGACTATGCCATCGATCCGACCCTCGTCGGCAACAAGGCGCCTTATGTCCCTGAATATTCGGTCAACCTCGGCGCTCAGTATCGCGTGCCGCTGACCTCGAGCGTCGGTCTCTTCAACCGCGTCGATTATCAGCGTATCGGCAAGCAGTACTGGGATCCGGAAAACTCGACCGCCCGCAAGCCTGTTGACCTCGTCAACCTGCGCGTCGGCGTCGAAGACAATGACGGCAAATGGTCGCTCATTGGCTCGATCGAGAACCTGTTCGATAAGGAATACAACTCCGAGTATGTCTCGGGTGGCTTCGCACATGCGGCCCTGCCGCGTGTATGGCGTCTCGACGTGAAATACAACTTCTAA
- a CDS encoding hydantoinase B/oxoprolinase family protein, which translates to MASDLFTTEIIKDSLVALGDEMFNAMIRTSMSPIIYETTDFAVGATDAKGNLLAQGNGVTGFLATLDTCVQSTLEHYPNPGDIKPGDIFITNSPYEGGGTHLSDVLIVLPVFHDDLLIAFTVNKAHWTEVGGARPGSVSTESTDIFQEGLHFRFLKLYDEGRINNVLVQMIRDNVRLPDSTLGDMHAGVAAAKVGAKRILELVEKYGREPLLVAMDELLDYGERMTKAELAKLPNGVYTAEDVVEDDGLGNGPFVVKVKVTITDDKMIADFTGTSPQTRGPINCSYTGLVTGARCAFKAVTNSDIPANGGCFRALEIICPPRTILSAESPAPVSLYYEPLIAAIETMWKALMPIIPDKLPTGHMRSVGATFLSGLHPDSNDLFVMGEPLLGGWGASYDMDGDNGQFCCANGETFNIPIELAESRYGFEIDQYAFHDDSGGAGEFRGGKGVVLDYRITADEAYLTYSTTRYDSRPWGMNGGHEGSHNGALVLRNDGSTEKHTMVTALRLAKHEVVRLTTGSGGGYGDPLKRPRDKVRADLKNGYITPDQAKDHYGLDV; encoded by the coding sequence ATGGCATCGGATCTCTTTACCACCGAAATCATCAAGGATAGCCTCGTTGCGCTTGGCGACGAGATGTTCAACGCCATGATCCGCACCAGCATGAGCCCGATCATCTATGAAACCACCGACTTCGCGGTCGGGGCGACGGATGCCAAGGGCAATCTGCTGGCACAGGGGAACGGCGTCACCGGCTTCCTCGCGACGCTTGATACCTGCGTCCAAAGCACGCTTGAACATTACCCCAATCCGGGCGACATCAAGCCGGGTGATATCTTCATCACCAACTCGCCTTACGAAGGCGGCGGCACCCATCTGTCGGACGTGCTGATTGTGTTGCCGGTGTTCCATGACGATCTGCTGATCGCCTTCACCGTCAACAAGGCCCACTGGACCGAAGTCGGCGGCGCACGCCCCGGCAGCGTGTCGACGGAATCCACCGACATCTTCCAGGAAGGTCTGCATTTCCGCTTCCTGAAGCTTTACGACGAAGGCCGCATCAACAACGTCCTGGTGCAGATGATCCGCGACAATGTGCGTCTGCCCGACAGCACGCTCGGCGATATGCATGCGGGTGTCGCGGCTGCCAAGGTCGGCGCCAAGCGCATTCTGGAGCTTGTTGAAAAATACGGCCGCGAGCCCTTGCTGGTCGCCATGGACGAGCTTCTCGACTATGGCGAGCGCATGACCAAGGCCGAACTCGCCAAGCTTCCGAACGGCGTTTATACAGCTGAAGACGTGGTCGAAGACGACGGCCTCGGCAACGGTCCGTTCGTGGTCAAGGTCAAGGTGACGATCACCGACGACAAGATGATCGCCGACTTCACCGGCACCAGCCCGCAGACACGCGGCCCGATCAATTGCAGCTACACCGGCCTTGTGACCGGCGCACGCTGCGCCTTCAAGGCCGTGACCAATTCGGACATCCCGGCCAACGGCGGCTGCTTCCGCGCGCTTGAGATCATCTGCCCGCCGCGCACCATCCTCAGCGCCGAAAGCCCGGCCCCGGTCTCGCTTTATTACGAGCCGCTGATCGCCGCCATCGAAACCATGTGGAAAGCCTTGATGCCGATCATCCCGGACAAGCTGCCCACCGGCCATATGCGCAGCGTCGGCGCGACCTTCCTGTCGGGCCTTCATCCCGACAGCAATGACCTGTTCGTCATGGGCGAACCGCTGCTTGGCGGTTGGGGCGCCTCCTACGACATGGACGGCGACAATGGCCAGTTCTGCTGCGCCAACGGCGAAACCTTCAACATCCCGATCGAGCTGGCCGAAAGCCGCTATGGCTTCGAAATCGATCAATATGCCTTCCATGACGACAGCGGCGGCGCGGGCGAATTCCGTGGCGGCAAGGGCGTCGTGCTCGACTACCGCATCACCGCCGACGAAGCCTATCTCACCTATTCGACCACCCGCTATGACAGCCGCCCCTGGGGCATGAACGGCGGTCATGAAGGCTCCCATAACGGGGCCTTGGTCTTGCGCAACGACGGCTCGACCGAAAAGCACACCATGGTCACGGCACTGCGGCTCGCCAAACATGAGGTTGTTCGCCTCACCACCGGCAGCGGCGGCGGTTACGGCGACCCGCTCAAGCGGCCGCGTGACAAGGTGCGCGCCGATCTCAAGAACGGCTATATCACGCCTGATCAGGCGAAAGACCACTACGGCCTCGACGTTTAA
- a CDS encoding hydantoinase/oxoprolinase family protein — protein sequence MRAASDVGGTFTDLVYYAYDPATQTCAEVKTAKADTTPPNFEQGVMNAMKKVNLDPSELDFFAHGSTVVINALTERKGVKTALITTRGFRDVLEIARGNRPDLFNFNFRKPKPFVERHLRAELTERVNYKGELRTPVDLSPLPELLAYFKAEGVQAIAVCFLHAYLNPDNEALTIARIKELWPEVSALASHDISREWREYERTNTTVLSAYVHPIAKKYIESLEQKLKDGGFTQKPYMMQSNGGIATVEAAKNNPITMVESGPASGIYAAAHLGLEIGEKNLIVLDIGGTTAKCTLIENGEVKVTTEYYIEKSNRNPGYPIQTPVSEIVEIGNGGGSIAWVDEGGKLHVGPQSAGAMPGPAAYGRGGTRPTTTDANLVLGRIDPKSFVGGEVEPDMKALTTAFQPLQDRLQMSLQELARGVIRIANANMTNALRLVSTNKGYDPRDFTLIAFGGGGPMHAVALAEDLKVPKVIVPVNSAVFSAWGMLLTDLRRDYLQTRLLNVTADSGKDIKTGFHEMEARARDDYARDGVESGTGVSYDYFLDMRYQGQEHTVKVTCPFNADGSVNIDGAIERFHEAHEKRFTYRLDNNVQVVNFHLVAKVEVPKPELVKKTATGADIKTAVRETRRVDFDEHGTHDATIYDGLKLEPGMEFFGPAVIQEPSVTLVISPGHRVTVDDYGNYHVHILGMEKA from the coding sequence ATGCGTGCTGCAAGTGACGTAGGCGGTACATTTACCGATCTGGTCTATTACGCCTATGACCCCGCGACGCAAACCTGCGCCGAGGTTAAAACCGCCAAGGCCGACACCACCCCGCCGAATTTCGAGCAGGGCGTCATGAATGCCATGAAAAAGGTCAACCTCGACCCGAGCGAACTTGATTTCTTCGCTCATGGCTCGACCGTCGTCATCAATGCCCTGACCGAGCGCAAGGGCGTCAAAACCGCCCTCATCACCACACGCGGTTTCCGCGATGTGCTTGAAATCGCACGCGGCAACCGCCCTGACCTGTTCAATTTCAATTTCCGCAAGCCAAAACCCTTTGTCGAGCGGCACCTTCGCGCCGAACTGACCGAACGGGTGAACTACAAGGGTGAACTGCGCACCCCCGTCGATCTCTCCCCGCTCCCCGAGCTGCTCGCCTATTTCAAGGCCGAAGGGGTGCAGGCCATCGCTGTCTGTTTCCTTCATGCCTACCTGAACCCGGACAACGAAGCCCTGACCATCGCCCGCATCAAGGAGCTATGGCCCGAGGTTTCAGCGCTGGCGTCCCACGACATCAGCCGCGAATGGCGCGAGTATGAGCGCACCAACACCACGGTGCTGTCGGCCTATGTGCATCCGATCGCCAAGAAATACATCGAGTCTCTCGAACAGAAACTCAAAGACGGCGGCTTCACGCAAAAGCCCTATATGATGCAATCGAACGGCGGCATCGCCACCGTCGAAGCAGCTAAGAACAACCCCATCACCATGGTCGAATCCGGCCCGGCCAGCGGCATCTATGCCGCCGCCCATCTTGGTCTTGAAATCGGTGAAAAGAACCTGATCGTTCTCGACATCGGCGGCACCACGGCCAAATGCACGCTGATCGAAAACGGCGAAGTCAAAGTCACCACCGAATATTACATCGAAAAAAGCAACCGCAACCCTGGCTATCCGATCCAGACTCCGGTGTCTGAAATTGTTGAAATCGGCAACGGCGGCGGCTCCATCGCCTGGGTTGACGAGGGCGGCAAGCTGCATGTGGGCCCGCAGTCCGCAGGCGCCATGCCTGGTCCGGCTGCCTATGGCCGTGGCGGTACCCGCCCGACGACCACCGACGCCAATCTGGTCCTCGGCCGCATCGATCCGAAGTCCTTCGTCGGCGGCGAGGTCGAGCCTGACATGAAAGCGCTCACCACAGCCTTTCAGCCGCTTCAGGACCGCCTGCAGATGTCGTTGCAGGAACTGGCGCGCGGCGTGATCCGCATCGCCAACGCCAACATGACCAACGCGCTCCGTCTCGTGTCCACCAACAAGGGCTATGACCCGCGCGACTTCACGCTCATCGCCTTTGGTGGCGGCGGCCCCATGCATGCGGTGGCTTTGGCCGAAGACCTGAAGGTGCCGAAAGTCATCGTGCCCGTGAACTCGGCCGTATTCTCGGCCTGGGGCATGCTGTTGACCGATCTCCGTCGCGATTATCTGCAGACCCGGCTTCTGAATGTCACCGCCGACAGCGGCAAGGACATCAAAACCGGCTTCCACGAGATGGAAGCCCGCGCCCGTGACGATTACGCCCGCGACGGCGTAGAGTCCGGCACAGGCGTGAGTTATGATTACTTCCTCGACATGCGCTATCAGGGTCAGGAACATACGGTCAAAGTGACCTGCCCCTTCAACGCCGATGGCAGCGTCAATATCGATGGCGCCATCGAACGCTTCCATGAAGCCCATGAAAAGCGCTTCACCTATCGCCTCGACAACAACGTGCAGGTGGTGAACTTCCATCTCGTCGCCAAAGTCGAAGTGCCAAAGCCCGAGCTTGTGAAAAAGACCGCCACCGGCGCCGACATCAAAACCGCCGTGCGCGAAACCCGCCGCGTCGATTTCGATGAACATGGCACCCATGACGCAACCATCTATGACGGTTTGAAGCTTGAACCCGGCATGGAATTCTTCGGTCCCGCCGTTATTCAGGAACCTTCGGTGACCCTCGTCATCTCCCCCGGCCATCGCGTGACGGTGGACGACTACGGCAATTATCACGTCCATATCCTGGGCATGGAAAAGGCATAA
- a CDS encoding cupin domain-containing protein → MQIKKLDLGTDEFSVTTLTELLPEGKGRLKIGTATFPKGKRYPETGLAPHAEREFSLVLEGALDIETADGIRRAAAGEVIIMNPGEPHASLALEDSKVFYVLFG, encoded by the coding sequence ATGCAGATAAAAAAACTGGACTTGGGGACTGACGAATTTTCAGTGACAACGCTCACTGAACTGCTGCCAGAAGGCAAAGGGCGCCTCAAGATCGGGACGGCGACCTTCCCCAAAGGCAAGAGATACCCGGAAACGGGCTTGGCGCCGCACGCGGAACGGGAATTTTCCCTTGTTCTCGAAGGGGCGCTCGACATTGAAACGGCAGACGGAATCCGTCGCGCCGCCGCCGGCGAGGTCATCATCATGAACCCCGGCGAGCCTCATGCGTCCCTGGCGCTTGAGGACAGCAAAGTATTTTACGTGCTTTTCGGCTGA